One region of Acropora muricata isolate sample 2 chromosome 13, ASM3666990v1, whole genome shotgun sequence genomic DNA includes:
- the LOC136896554 gene encoding dol-P-Man:Man(7)GlcNAc(2)-PP-Dol alpha-1,6-mannosyltransferase-like, with product MADIWDNLLMVVFTLHLFICPFTKVEESFNIQAIHDCLYHGTDFSKFDHLEFPGVVPRTFLGPLLVSFVSYPVVMFARLAGASKLFSQFVVRFCLGSICLFAFSKFRSSVSHRFGSDVGRFMAAITATQFHFLFYVSRPLPNTFALVLVLFSLCFWLDQHHSKFIWTSAFAIIIFRSELCVLLGLIFLLELVTWRVSLFTGIVHSALAGVCALALTISVDSVFWKRYLWPEGEVLWYNTVQNKSSNWGTSPFLWYFYSVLPRCLLFAIALVPLGLWRDRRTWTLAAPSIGFVFLYSFLPHKELRFIIYVIPVFNAVAACGMSFIYKNEGKWRPFVSYAVKVATIGGLLANAVVTALLLLISCHNYPGGVALQRLHSLLHNQTTEPCQVHISVAAAQTGVTRFGELDPTWRYSKTENLADHSSEMLSYSHLLTEPPCNKMEGTHSLLERVEGFDKIHLNLKKFPFVIPTMAAKICILERHGWRKSRTERT from the exons TTCGATCATTTGGAGTTCCCTGGGGTTGTTCCTCGGACCTTCCTTGGCCCCCTTTTAGTATCATTTGTTTCATATCCGGTAGTGATGTTTGCTCGTCTGGCTGGTGCATCAAAACTTTTCTCCCAGTTTGTAG TACGCTTTTGTCTTGGATCAATCTGTCTGTTTGCCTTTTCTAAGTTCAGAAGTTCAGTCTCACACAGATTTGGTTCTGATGTTGGGCGTTTCATGGCAGCAATCACGGCTACACAAtttcatttcttattttatGTATCAAGACCTTTACCAAACACATTTGCGCTTGTCTTAG TTCTTTTCTCCCTTTGTTTCTGGCTGGATCAACATCATTCAAAGTTTATTTGGACATCAGCATTTGCCATAATCATTTTTCGATCCGAGCTTTGTGTTTTACTTGGACTCATTTTTTTACTGGAGCTTGTTACGTGGCGTGTTTCTTTGTTCACGGGAATTGTTCACTCTGCATTAGCAGGAGTTTGCGCGTTAG ctCTGACCATTTCAGTAGATTCAGTTTTCTGGAAGAGGTATCTTTGGCCTGAAGGCGAGGTGCTTTGGTACAATACTGTACAGAACAAGAGTTCTAATTGGGGT ACCTCTCCATTTCTTTGGTATTTTTACTCGGTTCTTCCCAGATGTCTGCTATTTGCCATCGCATTAGTCCCCCTCGGTCTGTGGCGCGATAGGAGGACCTGGACACTAGCAGCTCCATCCATTGGATTTGTGTTTCTGTATTCTTTTCTTCCACACAAGGAACTTCGCTTCATTATTTATGTTATTCCAGTGTTTAATGCTGTGGCAGCTTGTGGAATGAGTTTTAT ATACAAGAATGAAGGAAAATGGAGACCCTTTGTGTCCTATGCTGTCAAGGTTGCAACAATTGGAGGTCTCCTGGCAAATGCAGTGGTGACTGCCTTGTTGCTTTTGATATCATGTCACAATTATCCAGGTGGAGTTGCTTTGCAAAGACTTCACAGTTTGTTGCATAATCAAACTACAG agcCATGTCAAGTTCATATTTCTGTTGCCGCTGCTCAAACCGGTGTGACAAGGTTTGGGGAACTCGACCCTACATGGAG GTATTCCAAGACAGAGAATCTGGCCGACCATAGTTCAGAAATGCTGAGTTACTCTCATCTTTTGACGGAACCACCTTGCAACAAAATGGAAGGCACACATTCACTTCTTGAAAGAGTAGAAGGCTTTGATAAAATTCACTTGAATCTTAAAaagtttccttttgttattcCAACAATGGCAGCCAAAATTTGTATCCTTGAGAGGCACGGATGGAGAAAATCAAGGACGGAAAGAACTTGA